One window of Toxotes jaculatrix isolate fToxJac2 chromosome 19, fToxJac2.pri, whole genome shotgun sequence genomic DNA carries:
- the smim8 gene encoding small integral membrane protein 8, whose amino-acid sequence MSDKEAGEGKQSSGEKGYRTPGLRGAQTTTLFRAVNPELFIKPNKPVMAFGLVTITLCVGYLGYLHAMKENDQQLYEAIDSEGERYTRRKTSKWD is encoded by the exons ATGTCAGATAAAGAGGCCGGTGAAGGGAAGCAGAGCTCCGGGGAGAAAGGTTACCGGACCCCCGGGCTGAGGGGGGCTCAGACCACCACTCTGTTCCGAGCTGTCAACCCTGAACTCTTCATCAAACCT AATAAGCCTGTGATGGCGTTCGGACTGGTCACCATCACTTTGTGTGTGGGCTACCTGGGCTACCTGCACGCCATGAAAGAGAACGACCAGCAGCTGTACGAGGCCATTGACAGTGAGGGGGAGAGATACACGAGGAGGAAAACTTCCAAATGGGACTGA
- the ddx51 gene encoding ATP-dependent RNA helicase DDX51, whose translation MSLFLVNRYLGEEEDGSISKESRSQVLLAKLQQKAKEKQKQSLTEQRQQLPEEHTVQQGVKKKRKADKDSSQEPQHHKKRNLEVEPLDVLDSENHDEPVEEKKKKKGANEKQKKKKKNQSGSSLEGLSDSPEAGRDGWEDAGGEEQAETENDPAKQTTETISAPTGFTVVGGFENKPVQKVHRVLPQWLAQPDVIHRDIKNNLVPVSDVSGLCAPLVKKLQNNGIQHFFPVQAEVIPAILESASNQQGLLIGRGGYKPRDMCVSAPTGSGKTLAFVVPVIQVLMERVVCEVRALAVLPTKELAQQVCKVFSSYAEGTPLKVVMLAGQRSFAAEQALLSEHRGGTRRSLADIVVATPGRLVDHINKNSGFCLEHLRFLIIDEADRMIDSMHQSWLSQVVKAVYRSGSGPENMSIFRRTEPAHVTAASLSPPQMPLQKLLFSATLTQNPEKLQQLGLHQPRLFSSIHSHSNTTPAASAQKQDRFDFPQGLTEYYVPCTLSKKPLLILHFILRMKLSPILCFTNSRETAHRLFLLVQLFGGIHAAEFSSRLSPGERKKTLKEFEQGKIQLLISTDAAARGIDINGVKCVVNYDAPQYVRTYIHRIGRTARAGKAGLAFTFLLGVQEKNFLQMVVEAGSPRIQKQIVKPENLKSMEARYEQTLQELANVIKEEKAK comes from the exons atgtctctgtttcttgTGAACAG GTATCTtggggaggaggaagatgggagCATCTCAAAGGAGTCTCGGTCTCAGGTGTTACTGGCTAAACTGCAGCAGAAGGcaaaagagaagcagaaacagagtctgacagaacagagacagcagctgcCTGAAGAACACACAGTACAGCAGGgtgtcaaaaagaaaagaaaagctgacaAGGACAGCAGTCAAGAACCTCAACACCACAAAAAGAGGAATTTAGAAGTAGAACCTTTGGATGTTTTGGACTCTGAAAATCACGATGAGCCTgttgaagagaaaaagaagaagaaaggtgcaaatgagaaacagaagaagaagaagaagaatcaatCAG GCAGTTCACTCGAGGGTCTTTCAGACTCTCCTGAAGCTGGAAGAGATGGATGGGAGGATGCGGGAGGAGAAGaacaagcagagacagaaaatgatccagcaaaacaaacaacagagacGATTTCTGCTCCAACTGGATTCACAGTTGTGGGCGGATTTGAGAACAAACCTGTCCAAAAG GTTCACAGAGTCCTGCCTCAGTGGCTCGCTCAGCCCGATGTGATTCACAGGGACATTAAAAACAACCTGGTCCCCGTATCTGACGTCTCAGGACTCTGTGCTCCACTTGtgaaaaaactacaaaataatgGAATACAACACTTCTTCCCAG TGCAAGCAGAGGTCATCCCGGCCATCTTGGAGAGCGCGTCCAATCAGCAAGGGCTGCTGATTGGACGTGGTGGCTACAAGCCCAGagatatgtgtgtttctgcaccaACAGGCAGTGGAAAGACTCTTGCATTTGTCGTACCTGTCATACAG GTGCTGATGGAGCGGGTGGTGTGTGAAGTCCGGGCTTTGGCTGTGTTGCCGACCAAAGAGCTTGCTCAGCAG GTTTGCAAAGTGTTCTCATCATACGCTGAGGGAACGCCTCTGAAAGTGGTGATGCTGGCTGGTCAGAGGTCCTTTGCTGCAGAGCAGGCTTTACTCTCAGAACACAG aggGGGCACGAGACGCAGTCTAGCAGACATCGTCGTGGCCACTCCAGGTCGACTGGTTGATCACATCAACAAGAATTCAGGATTTTGTCTGGAGCACCTTAGGTTCCTT ATCATTGACGAGGCTGACAGAATGATTGACAGCATGCACCAGTCTTGGCTTAGTCAGGTGGTGAAGGCGGTGTACAGGTCAGGAAGTGGACCGGAGAACATGTCCATCTTCAGGAGGACTGAGCCAGCACATGTCACAGCAGCCAG tctctctccacCTCAGATGCCTCTGcagaagctgctgttttctgccaCACTCACGCAGAACccagagaagctgcagcagctgggcCTCCACCAGCCCAGACTCTTCAGCTCCATCCACAGCCACTCCAACACCACGCCAGCAGCCAGCGCCCAGAAACAAGACCGCTTCGACTTCCCACAGGGTCTCACG GAGTATTATGTTCCCTGCACGCTGAGCAAAAAgcccctcctcatcctccacttCATCCTCCGTATGAAGCTCAGCCCCATCCTCTGTTTCACCAACTCCAGAGAGACCGCACACAG GCTCTTCCTGCTGGTGCAGCTCTTTGGTGGAATTCATGCTGCCGAGTTCTCCTCCCGACTCTCTCccggggagaggaagaagacgcTGAAGGAGTTTGAACAAGGAAAGATCCaact GTTGATCAGCACAGACGCAGCTGCCAGAGGCATCGACATCAACGGGGTCAAATGTGTTGTGAATTATGATGCACCACAGTATGTCAGGACATACATTCACAG GATTGGAAGAACAGCTAGAGCAGGGAAAGCAGGTCTGGCCTTCACCTTCCTGCTGGGAGTACAG GAGAAGAACTTCCTTCAGATGGTGGTGGAAGCAGGAAGCCCCAGGATTCAAAAGCAGATCGTTAAACCCGAGAACCTCAAGAGTATGGAAGCCCGATATGAACAGACACTGCAAGAGCTGGCTAATGTCATCAAG gaGGAAAAAGCCAAATAA